ACGGCCTTCAGCCAGCGGCCACCGCCGCGCACGATGGCGAAGGCGGCCATGAAGGAGATGAGCACGGCCGGGACGGTGGCGCCCACGGTCACGATGAGGGAGTTGGCGAAGTAGCGCAGGAAGTCGGCTTCGAGCACCATCTCGTAGTTGGCCAGCGTCGGTGAGGACGGCGGGATGAGCGGGTTGGTGCCGAAGTAGTTCGCCGAGGTCTTGAAGCTGGTGATCACGATCCAGTAGATCGGGACCAGCACGACGAGCAGCCACAGCCACCCGAAGGTGCCGCCGAGCCAGTTCTTGCGCTCCGTCGAGCTGCGCCGCGTACCGGAAGGGGTGGAGCCGGTGGAGCGGGCCGCGGGACTCGCGGCGGCTTGCGTGGTCATCGGTCAGGCCCCTTCCAGCTGGGAGTTGCGTTCCTTGCCACCGAGGCGCTGCAAGAGCTGGGCCAGGATCAGGCCGACCACGACCAGGATCACGGCGATGGCCGAGGCCAGCCCCATCTGGTTGGCGCGGAAACCGGTCAGGTACATGTCCAGGGCCAGAACGCGGGTCGCGTCGTTCGGCCCGCCGCCGGTGAGGACGAAGATCAGGTCGAACGAGGTCAGCGACCCCACGATCACGAGTGTCGAGGACGTGATGAGGGCGTTCTTCAACTGCGGCAGGGTGATGGAGAAGAACTGCCGCACCCGCCCGGCGCCGTCGAGTTGCGCCGCCTCGTACATCGAGACCGGGATCTGCCGGGTCGCGCCCTGGAAGATCAGGGAGTGGAACGGGATCCACTGCCAGGCGATGATGAAGATGACCACGCCCACCGCCAGCGTGCCCCGGCCCAGCCAGTCCTGCGTGAGGAAGCCCAGGCCCAGGCCCGGACCCAGCCCGAAGTTCGGGTCGAGCAGCGCCTTGTAGGCGATGGACACGGCCGCGGCCGACAGCAGCAGCGGCAGGAAGAACAGCACCGCCAGCAGGGCGCGGTACTTCTGACCCCCCGCGATGAACACGCCCAGCAGGATCGCCAGCGGTGTCTGGGCCAGCCAGGACAGCACGATGATCAGGAAGGTGGTCCACAGCGCGTGCGGAAGGCCGGGGTCCGTGAGCACGGCCTTCCAGCTGCCGAGACCGGCGAAGTGGATCGCCCCGATGCCGTCCCAGGAGGTGAAGCTCAGGACGAACACCCCGATGAGGGGGACCACGGCGAAGGTGGTGAAGATCAGCAGGGCCGGCAGCACCAGCCACCCCAGTCGGCCGGTGGAGGTGCGCGGCCCCGGGCTGATCCCCGTCGGGAGAGCACCGGGGGCCGTCCTCACGGACGCGCTCACGAGCCGATCGCCCCGTTCATGGTCTCGGCGAACTGCTGCGGGGTGATCGCGAGGCCGAAGAGCTTCTCGATGGTGTCCAGCAGGGTCTCGGCCTCGGTCGGCGACAGGGCCTGGTCCCACGACTGCCCGAAGGACGGGGCGTTCGTGACCAGGTCGTACGTGAACTTCAGCCACTGCTCGTCCTCGAGCCCGGCGAACGTGGCGTCGACACCCTTGACGACCGGTATCGCGCCGGTCGCCACCCACTCGTGGGCTTCCTCGTCGGTGTTCAGACCGTCCTTGAAGAAGGCCAGGGCGATGTCCTTCTGCGCCTGGGACGCTGTGGAGGAGACCGACAGGTACTGGGCCGGGTTGCCGAAGGAGTTGGCCGGGTCGCCCTTGCCCCCGGCGACGGCGGGGAAGTTCACGTACCCGAGGTTGCCGCCGGAGACGAAGTCGCCGCCGTCGGACTTCATGGAGCCGTACGTCCAGGGACCGTGCAGCATCATGGCGGCCTTGCCGGAGTACAGCAGCGCCTGGTCGGCGTTGGAGTCGGCGGTGATGGAGGCGAAGCCCTTGACGAAACCGCCGGCCTTGATCAGGTCCTGGACCTTGGTGAGGGCGTCGATGGCAGCCGGGTCGGTCCAGTTCGGCGTGCCGTCGTAGATCGACTCGAACAGCTCGGGGCCGCCGATGCGGTCGAACAGCAGCTCCAGCCACATCATGCTCGTCCAGCGCGACTGCCCACCGAGGGAGAACGGCGCGATCCCCGCGGCGTTGAACTTCGGCACGAGGGCCATCAGCTCGTCCCACGTGGTCGGGGGTTCGACATCGACCTGCTTGAAGAGCTTCTTGTTGTAGAAGAGGACCAGCGGCTGCACCGTCTCGGTCGGGATGGCGTAGATCTTGCCCTCGACCGTGCCGGCGGCGAACGCGGCGTCCAGCAGCCGGTTCTTCACACCAGGGTTCTGGGCGAACCAGGCGGTCAGGTCGTCGACGTGACCGCTCTGGGCGTAGTCGCGCAGCGTGCCGCCGCCCCAGCCGAAGATGATGGTCGGGGCCTGGCCGGCGCCGATGGCCGTCTTGATCTTGGCCTTGTAGGCGTCGTTCTGGAACGAGCTCGTCGTGATCCGCTGGTCGTCGTGCGTTTCGTTCCACTTCTGGACGGTGCCCGAGCGGACGCCTTCGGCCGGCTGGCCGGTGAGGATCCAGTCGGTGGCCTCGTCGCCACCGGCCTGGCCGGGGCCGGAGTCGCCGCACGAGGCCAGCGCGGTCGCGACCAGCGGGGTGGCGGCGGCCAGGGTGAGGAAGGTCCGACGAGAGGCGCGGTTGTGATCCACAGTGATCTCCAAAGTGCCGTGATCGAAGTCAGCGCTCGCAGGGGCGCTGCGGCCTGGAACGGCCGGACGGGGAGTGGGGGGGGAGGGGGCGGACAGGACGGGGTCAGGTGTCCGAGGGGCCTGCTCACGGCGTCCACGGGGCACCGGCCGGGGAGTGCGGGGTGTCGTCCTCCGTCGGCGGGTCAGGTGGCTCCCGTGGGCGCCGACCCCCGCCCTGCCACCACGTAGCTGGTGCACGCGTCGCACGGGACCAGGTCACCGGTCCTCACCAGCGCCTCGAGGGCGTGGCGGGCAGTGGGTACCGAGACACCGTGCCTGACGGCGAGGGACGTCAGGGTCTCGATCTGTTCTCCGGGGGTGTAGTCGCCGGCCCGGACGGCGCGGCGCAACGCCACTTCGAGCTGGTGCCACAGCGGCAGGCGGCTGACCCGCTCGAACGGCAGCTGGGGAGGGTCCCCGCTGCGCCTCCAGTGCGGCCGAGGACACGACCGTGCTGCGGGGCGCTGCCCGCCGGGGGCGGCAGCCGTCCCTGTGCGCACCGTTCACGGCTCCCTGTCTGCGTGGTCCCCTCGGGACGAGGCCGTCCAGCGGTCCGGCCCCGCCGGCCGCCCGCCCGGCGGTGGGCCGGCTCGGCGCTCCCACCAGCACCGGACGGGTCGGGCGACGTCGCCGTCTCCACCGCCTACACCGGTTCCGTGAGCGACTCCTGGAGGGCTCGGTCGGCCGCGACCAGGACCTTCGCGGCGACCGAGACGCCCTCCTCGCTGCCGAGCTCGTTGTCCTCGTGCTCGATGTTCACCATCATCTCGGGGTCGACCTCGTGCAGGGCTCGCAGGAACTCCGTCCAGTACGCGACGTCGTGCCCCTTGCCGAGGGCGACGAAGTCCCAGGAAGCCTGCTTGGGCCAGCCGTTGCCCCACACCTCCCCGAAGAAGCCGTTGTTGTCCAGGACGCCGTTCAGCTCAGCGCGTGAGCGGTTGACGCGGACGTCCTTGGCGGCGGCGTGGAACACGAGCTCCCCCAGGTGCCGGACGACCGCCACGGGGTCCATCTGCTGCCAGAACAGGTGCGAGGCGTCCAGCTCGACCCCGACGTTCGTCGCGCCGGTCAGGTCGATGAGCTTGTGCACGTCGGCGGAGTTGAAGACGACGTTCTGCGGGTGCAGCTCCAGGGCGACCTTGACGTCGTGGTCCCGCGCGAACCGGTCGGTCTCGCGCCAGAACGTCGCGGCGACGCTCCACTGGTGGTCGAGCACCTCCCGGGACTCCGGGTGCCAGGCGTTGACGACCCAGGTCGGGTACCGCGTGCCGGGTTCGCTGCCCGGCAGGCCGGACATGGTCACCACCCGGTGCTGACCGAGGCGTTCGGCCAGCTGGATCGAACGTCGGACGTCCCCGGCGTGGCGGTCCCCGACCTCGGGGTTCGGGTGCAGGGGGTTGCCGTTGGTGTTCAGCCCGGCGATCCCCACCCCCGTTCCCTCGAAGATCCCGAGGAAGTCGTCGCGGGCGGTGTCGCTGACCAGGACGTCGTCCATGGTCGGGACGTGCACCGCCGGCAGGAACCCTCCGGTGTTCAGTTCGATCCCGGTCAGCCCGTTGGCTGCGACGACGTCGATCGCTTCCTCCAGGGGCCGGTCGCGCAGGATGGCGTCGTACAGGCCGAGTCGCACGGCTGTTCTCCTCAGGGTCGGGTGGTCACGGGTTGACGGCGACGGTCGCGCCGCCCAGGGCGGCGGAGCGCGTGCCGGCCTCGAGCAGGACCATGTTGTGCAGTCCTTCCTCGAACGAGGCGTTGCGGGGTAGTGCGTCTGCTCCGGCGACGCCGGCGACCTCCTCGAGGAACGCGCGGGCCTGGAAGACGAACCCTTCGTTCTGCCCGAACCCGACACCGGCGGTGTCCAACGGCAGCCCACCGGCGATGTAGGGGTGCGCGCCACCGAGCAGGACGGTCCGGTTGCCGCGCTGGGCCTCTGGACCGTCGGTGAGGTAGAGCTCGATCTCGGAGGGACGCTCCTGGTGCCAACGGGCCGAGCCCTTCGAGGCGAAGACCTCGATCTCGAGCCGGTTCGTGCGTCCGGTCGACACGCGGGACGCCTCCAACGACCCCGCTGCTCCACTGGCGAAGTGAGCGTTGAACGAGGCGTAGTCGTCGTTCTCCACCGTCTCCAGGGCGCCGCTGGCCAGTGCCGGCCGTTTGGGCACCACGGTGGCGAACCGGCCTCCGCTCACGGACGTGATCTCACCGCCCGTGAACTCCAGCAGGTACCCGACGTGGCTGCCGAGGTCGGCCAGCGCCCCGGTGCCGGGCGCCCCCTTGAACCGCCAGCTGTTCGGCGTGGTGGGGTCGGAGCCGTAGCTGGTCAGGTAGCGGCCGTTGACGTGGTAGACGTCCCCCAGGGTGCCCGTCTGCAGGAGGTCGCGCAGGTAGGCGATCCCCGGTGACCGTCGGTAGGTGAACCCGATGCGCGCGACGCTCGACGCCGTCCGCGCCAGGTCGGCCATGGCCTGGGCGCTCTGGATCGTGTCCGAGAGGGGTTTCTCGCACAGGACGTGCTTGCCCGCAGCCAGCAGCGCCTCGACGATCTCGAGGTGCAGGGAGTTGGCGACGACCACGCTGACGACGTCGACGTCCTCCGCGTCGGCCACGGCCTGCCACGACGTGTCGTGACGGTCGTAGCCGAAGCGGTCCGCGGCCGCTCGCGCGGCTCGCTCGGCGACGTCGGCGATGGTGACCAGGCGCACCGGCGGCAGCACGCTGTCGTACAGGGTCGTGGCACTGCGGTAGGCGGCTGCGTGCGCCTTCCCCGCCTGCCCGGCGCCGATGACGGCGACGCCGATGCTCTCGTCAGACATGTCCACTCCCACGGGGGGTGCTTGGGTCGGGGTTCACGGGGGTCCTCTCCGGGTGCGTCACGCGGCGGCCGCCTCGCGCAGGAGCCGGTCGATCTCGTGGCGCTGGTGGATCGCGGTCTCGTCGGCGTTCTCGGCCTCGCCGAACACGTTGGAGACGATGAGGGCCTCCGGGCGCGTGAGGTAGCCCGTCGTCTGCAGCACCGTGAACAGTTCGGTCCAGTCGACGTCGCCGAGGCCGATCCGTGAGTGCTGGTGCACGCGCGTGGCGTTGCCCGGGGGGTTGGTGACGTAGCGCAGGCCGCCGGAACGGCGGTGGTCGAACACGTCGGCCGCGTACACGGCGCGGAGCCGGTCGCCCACCTCCGGCAGCAGGGTCGCGGCCCGGTCGCCGTAGTGGAAGGTGTGCGCGGCGACGTACACGAAGCCGAAGGCCTCGTCGTCGAGAGCCTGGACGATCCGCCACGCCTCGAGCCCGTCCTCGACGAAGTCGTAGGGGTGCGCGTCGAAGTTCAGCTGGACGCCCTCACGCCGGATGGTCGGCAGGAGGTCCTCGATGGAGCGGTAGAAGGCCGCTTCGGACCGCTCGCTCTGCTCGGGGAGGCCGCTGAACTCGGTGTTGATCTGGGTGA
This DNA window, taken from Kineococcus rhizosphaerae, encodes the following:
- a CDS encoding carbohydrate ABC transporter permease, whose translation is MRTAPGALPTGISPGPRTSTGRLGWLVLPALLIFTTFAVVPLIGVFVLSFTSWDGIGAIHFAGLGSWKAVLTDPGLPHALWTTFLIIVLSWLAQTPLAILLGVFIAGGQKYRALLAVLFFLPLLLSAAAVSIAYKALLDPNFGLGPGLGLGFLTQDWLGRGTLAVGVVIFIIAWQWIPFHSLIFQGATRQIPVSMYEAAQLDGAGRVRQFFSITLPQLKNALITSSTLVIVGSLTSFDLIFVLTGGGPNDATRVLALDMYLTGFRANQMGLASAIAVILVVVGLILAQLLQRLGGKERNSQLEGA
- a CDS encoding extracellular solute-binding protein, which produces MDHNRASRRTFLTLAAATPLVATALASCGDSGPGQAGGDEATDWILTGQPAEGVRSGTVQKWNETHDDQRITTSSFQNDAYKAKIKTAIGAGQAPTIIFGWGGGTLRDYAQSGHVDDLTAWFAQNPGVKNRLLDAAFAAGTVEGKIYAIPTETVQPLVLFYNKKLFKQVDVEPPTTWDELMALVPKFNAAGIAPFSLGGQSRWTSMMWLELLFDRIGGPELFESIYDGTPNWTDPAAIDALTKVQDLIKAGGFVKGFASITADSNADQALLYSGKAAMMLHGPWTYGSMKSDGGDFVSGGNLGYVNFPAVAGGKGDPANSFGNPAQYLSVSSTASQAQKDIALAFFKDGLNTDEEAHEWVATGAIPVVKGVDATFAGLEDEQWLKFTYDLVTNAPSFGQSWDQALSPTEAETLLDTIEKLFGLAITPQQFAETMNGAIGS
- a CDS encoding sugar phosphate isomerase/epimerase family protein — encoded protein: MKIAIDPAPYLDLPLGELPDRIARNGYQHLHLAHPGILPAYRYPKIDRGTIATFSKALADAGVSLPATLVVQRISWPDEEIRKDAVRNFERTIQVAVDLGITQINTEFSGLPEQSERSEAAFYRSIEDLLPTIRREGVQLNFDAHPYDFVEDGLEAWRIVQALDDEAFGFVYVAAHTFHYGDRAATLLPEVGDRLRAVYAADVFDHRRSGGLRYVTNPPGNATRVHQHSRIGLGDVDWTELFTVLQTTGYLTRPEALIVSNVFGEAENADETAIHQRHEIDRLLREAAAA
- a CDS encoding sugar phosphate isomerase/epimerase family protein, producing MRLGLYDAILRDRPLEEAIDVVAANGLTGIELNTGGFLPAVHVPTMDDVLVSDTARDDFLGIFEGTGVGIAGLNTNGNPLHPNPEVGDRHAGDVRRSIQLAERLGQHRVVTMSGLPGSEPGTRYPTWVVNAWHPESREVLDHQWSVAATFWRETDRFARDHDVKVALELHPQNVVFNSADVHKLIDLTGATNVGVELDASHLFWQQMDPVAVVRHLGELVFHAAAKDVRVNRSRAELNGVLDNNGFFGEVWGNGWPKQASWDFVALGKGHDVAYWTEFLRALHEVDPEMMVNIEHEDNELGSEEGVSVAAKVLVAADRALQESLTEPV
- a CDS encoding Gfo/Idh/MocA family protein, coding for MSDESIGVAVIGAGQAGKAHAAAYRSATTLYDSVLPPVRLVTIADVAERAARAAADRFGYDRHDTSWQAVADAEDVDVVSVVVANSLHLEIVEALLAAGKHVLCEKPLSDTIQSAQAMADLARTASSVARIGFTYRRSPGIAYLRDLLQTGTLGDVYHVNGRYLTSYGSDPTTPNSWRFKGAPGTGALADLGSHVGYLLEFTGGEITSVSGGRFATVVPKRPALASGALETVENDDYASFNAHFASGAAGSLEASRVSTGRTNRLEIEVFASKGSARWHQERPSEIELYLTDGPEAQRGNRTVLLGGAHPYIAGGLPLDTAGVGFGQNEGFVFQARAFLEEVAGVAGADALPRNASFEEGLHNMVLLEAGTRSAALGGATVAVNP
- a CDS encoding GntR family transcriptional regulator translates to MRTGTAAAPGGQRPAARSCPRPHWRRSGDPPQLPFERVSRLPLWHQLEVALRRAVRAGDYTPGEQIETLTSLAVRHGVSVPTARHALEALVRTGDLVPCDACTSYVVAGRGSAPTGAT